The following nucleotide sequence is from Pseudoliparis swirei isolate HS2019 ecotype Mariana Trench chromosome 7, NWPU_hadal_v1, whole genome shotgun sequence.
CTCATCAGACAAACTCTCTTTGTCCATCGGTTCATTAAGCGAAGGAAATGATCCCCTCATGAGAGTCAGGGGTGCCCCAGAGAAAGTCATATTCTCCACACTGGATGACAGGGATCTGCAGTGGCCGTAGGGACTGTCTCTGGACAGATATCTCCACCCGGTCAATTTCAAAGACCTTTCACATGGGCTGGAAGGTCTGTACCGAGAACTTGGTCGGCTATCATCCGGGGAAAAGGCAGGATTGACTAAACCCTCAGAGATGTCTCGAGACTTGGACAGAAGGAAATCATTGGAAGAGGCTCTGGATACTACGACGTTAGACAGCTGTTCGTGTGTCCTTTCCTCCGCTTGCTTATCCACAGAGGTTTTCTCCTGACTGGGATACACGTGTGGCTTATGGTATGATGACTCCAAGCTTCTGGCAGAAAGAGGAGACCCACAGTGGGATGGTCCACCTCCGTAAAAGTGAGCGAGGGAAGCGTGAGACCCAGCTCTAGAGGTGCCCAGGCAATTCTCACCAGGATGGTTAACAGTAGGAGTAAGTACATCACAGTCTGCTTCACTTGTGTGCGGGAGGGTCCAGCTGTGAGGGAGGATGTGCCGGGACTCTGTGAGGAGTTGACATTGAGCCAGACGAGCCTCCTCCTGTTGCAGGCTGTCAGAAGCAGAGAGCAGAGTGAGGGTGTCCACGGCCAGAGCCGACAGGTCCTGGAGTTGACCCAGCTGACCGTCCAAGCCCGATAGGCTGTCCTGAATGAAGATGACCTTGTCTGAGACTTCCCCCACCATCATGCACATCTCCTCGGctctaaaacaacaacaaaaacactgttCAAACACGTTTTTTTCATCTTATTCATGACGGTCCATGTCTGATGTCTTGCCGTATAATCAGCTGACAAAAAACTCATACCAATGTCCCAATATGAAGCCACTGACAGGACACTTTACACAGTAACGGCGTCTAATATTGTGtgtcacatatatacattcgaGTGAAGCCTGTGCGAGCAAGACTGAAATACACATTTGATGGATTGCATGACAATGTAAATAAAATCTACAAAAAATGATGAGAAAAGAGAATTTCAAAGTAACATATTTTTCTGATATGACATCACTATTCATGTACATTTTTCCTATCTATAATATATCTGAATCAAATCTCCAAACTCCTGTAGAATATCCAAAAACACTGGCAACAGCCTCTGCAAGGGCCCAAAGTAAACAAATGTAAAAGTTTAGTAAGTGGATTGTTATTTTGCATGAGAAGAAACACAAGAGCCAGAAGGTCTTCCTCTCAGATAACATACATTGAGCAGAGTCGCTTTAATTCCACATCCTACACTCCTGGTAAATACAGATGAATTAGAATAGCAATCAAACCTCTCAGACGTGGCTCTGATCCTGTTCATTTGACAGCTTTGAAGACCTTCACTCTTCTCGTGGAAGTAGGCCTCGACACATTTCTCTTCAAACTCATGAAGCCTCTTACGGTCCTCATGGCCCAGGTAGAGCTCTGGTAGAGGCAGGCAAGAGAGGATAAGTGACTGAATACACATGCTGTGAACTGACTATgtccacacacactgcagtactCACTAAGTCCagagcctctctcctcccgctcAGCATCCCCAATGCATTTCCTGTAGATGGCTCTTAAACCTATGGTCATGTGACTAATGAGGATAAACGGCGGAGGCAACCACGGTAGCTCCTGGTAGGTCATTATGTAACGATATCGGTTGTACTTCCACAGATTTTTGGAGATTGATGCCAAGTCAAAGTAGACGTTGCTGTTGTTGAGAGGacaacattcatttaaataaaagtaatatccatttattttatgattttGGATTTTGCTATATAAACATGCTCACTTAAAAAATGCAATGAGAATGTTGACCATGATGATATACTGAAAGAACATATAGACAGCCTGGAGGAATGCCGTCAGAAAGGAAGCGGGAGGACATGGATTGCCGTCGTCACATGCTGTTAggacaaccaaacacacacagaacagaccTCACACGAGATACAATCAATACCAACATGGCCCGTGGGAATACAATGCAAACTGTCACATGTCTTTAACATGTTGGAACCAATGTCACAAATGCTTAAGGATCTGAATTCAGAACGTTTTTTACCATTTATGTATGATTCTAAATGTTGATAGAGGGTATCATTTGGTATATGGTACCTAAGACATCAAAAAGCAGTACAATTATTCATTTGGAATTTCTTTACAAATTAACTTACTGCTTTACAGCCTTTGGTATCTTCATTGTATGTCGAAGATATGCAGCATCAAGAATGCATCACTTGAAAATAGGGTCAAATGattgaataaactgaattttagTTCAGTTCAATGATTCAATTTGCTTTTAAGTTTAACGTCACCCGATCTGGATTCTGTGCATCTGATCATGTTGCAAAGGACAAGTGGCAATCTGACATTAAGCACCTCGACTAAAACACTCGAGGCTACACCAAAGTCATCAGAGTTTATTTCTACTGCTTTTAATCAAAACTGGTTAAAACGTGTTTTCTCTTGAACCACTAACGATCTATCTCTGTTGCGTAGACCTCTCCGAAGATCATAAAGTAGGGCTGGAAGACGATGTCTCGAGCTAGACTCCAGGACGGGTCCTCGTTTGGCGACAGGATGGCCTTCCTGGACACACCGAAGCTCAGCAGAACTATTGCCATCATCACCACTATGAAGAACATGTTACTGGtctgagcagaaagagaggagagggggtgagtataaaaaaaataacatctCCACCTTCTTCCTCTCCAACAAGTAGTGTGCCGTCTTTACCCACCATCTTAATGATCATGGTCAGGTAAGGGCCGGCTTGCTGGTTGACAGCCAGCAGATCCAGCACCCTGACGAACCAGAAGATGATGTCCAGACAGTAACTGATCCGTCCTGCCGTCCGGTAGGGGTTGGCATACCAACGCAGTGTCAATCCagccaggaagaggaggatggcaaTGACATCTGATATGTTCCAGTACTCTGAGAACCAAATCTTTAGCTTCTGGCTCAGCTTCCTCGGCTCAGACATGAGTACCTAATTAAGAGTTACATATTTGGATATTCTATTATTAAGTAGTATTAAGCTGTATTGATCTATCAACCAATATTATTATGCATTGTATTATATACAAATTACTTGTATTTTGTCTTCAAtattacttttttgtttttaaatacccTGAGTAGAAAATGTATTACCAATGCATCAAAATAGTTACAGAATTACAACGAAGAGAATAGAAATAAAGAAGAGAACATGTCTCTCTGCtggctctctcacctctctggtCTTCTCCACTGCAGTGGACAAGATGTACGCGATGACCAGCCACTCCTGAACACTGGGTTGATCCTGCATCTCCACCAGGACGACGTAGGAGAATAACATCAGAAAGACCAGGTAGGACATCTAAAATGAAAACAGAAACAgtggaaaaaaaaataagacaGAGATTTGGAAAGATttgaaaaatacacaacaaatagAACTCATGCTGCATCTAACGAGGAGGAAATCCTGTTTTCAGAGTATTACAATGTGGACACTACCTACTGTGTGAAACCAAAACTTGACAACAGGAGCTGTGTAGAAGTCATAGATTCTTGTGATCCAGGAAAGACACTGCACGGTGGTAGAGGAAACAGCTTCTGACATGGAATATCTGTCATGGAACGACAGGCCTCGCTCTGCATCCTGACTGCCctgtgagagaagaagagaatggAAGAGGTACAATACTCAAGCTATAAGGATTCGGGTTAGTCCTCTCCTGGCATTTTACCGTGTGATGAGTTACCTCGTCGCCTGGTTCAGACTTCCCGGACTCAAGTCCAAACAGTATTGCCTCATGGGACTGTGGCACATGGCACATTTCAGCTTTGCTTTTAAACTCCAATAGCAAGATGGCAGGAGGCAGAAGAAGGCTCAAAATGAtctgaaagaaagagaaaacaagtGTGTCATGTAAGCTTCTACAGCTGTCCAAAAACGTGAAGAAGCCATGTCTCCACCATAAGATAAGTAAGAAAAGGTTTTCTTTattcaaatgtaattaaattatgTCAAAGAAACACTCGGAGTGATGAACCCACCAGGATTTATgttcatgtattatttatttattttgatggtGATATAAATACCACTAAGACAAGAACATCTTTGTTATGACACTGACAATCAGAGACTTAAGAGGTGTATGGATTTAAACATAATATTCATTTTCTCTGGTTAATCTGACGCTTGTGGGGGTCACAATGTGTACCTTCACAAAGGAGTTTTTTCTCATGTTGAGTGGACCGGTCCAGAGATCTGTGAGGAGGGTCTGAGTGCTGGAGTGTGAGACAAATGGCCGATGACATGAGGAGACAGACATCTGCAGACAGGTGTAGTGGCTCCATACGTCCATCTCTGAAATCAACAGCTTCATGGCCATCTTCTTATTCTGGCGAAATGCGCAGTCTAACAAGTCCACCGCCAGCTGACCAAACTCACTAAGGCACAAAGACGGGACATCTTGTCATTTGCACTATTTATAAATCTTTTAATACACAAACTCGCATTACACAAGACTAGATCGTAATTTAAATGGAAAACATCACTGATTGTTTCTTTTAATCATGCAACTATACTACACAAAGATTATTATGTTGTAATCGTCCCGGTAGGTTGAGtacagacaaaacacacacaccaacacacactcacagtgaaTATGTCGTGAATCGGTCTGAAATGTTGTCGTCCATACTGCTCTGCCGCGCCTCAAAGGCCATGGAGCGGTAAAGCTTACAAGCCACTGCTGCACGTGCCAGCGTTTCTTCGCCATGCTGCCACAGGAACAGTGCCATCTGCTGCCGCTGGTGAAGTATGGCCCACACGAACAGGTCGTTGAAGTTGAAGGGAACCAGCAGTGGAGCGTCACCAGGGCCAGGGCTCGACGTGACCTCTGGACTGCTCCCAGGTGACGCATCCTGCTCCTAAGATGGGGATGTTAGAGGTATGGACCAAACAAACCACATAGgaatggagaggaagaaggagggatcCCATGTTTTTAAGATGCCTTAGAGATCCAAAAAGGTGCTAGAAACAACAGCATGGCTATACAGAACTAGAGACTTTCTCAAAACAATGTATTCATTTTcgaataattaaaatgttttaaaaaatgtaagtaaAGCATTTGAATGACGGAAAATACTGAAGGGTGCATTATTTGTAAGATACGTTAAGCATAATTACAAGTAATAAACACAAGTCAAACAACATGTATCAACTACATCGACACACAGtggataaagaaagaaagagctgTAGCTACTTTGCCCTGCAGGATGCTGTAGGCAGCTCTGAAGTGTTTCCGTGTGTAGCTGCTGCGGTACGCTCCTCCTATGAGGGACTCGATCACCAGGCCCATGTCAATTAGGGAGAGACGGTAACCGATGGGAAGAGAAgtctactctcacacacacacacacacacaccacgcacacacatgcagtaaatacacaaatactatATGACTGTATATATGGCTACGACAGTTATATCTATAGTGCACATAAATGCAGCTCAAATCAATATCCAGTGAAGAGCTAGTATTATTTCTACTATTACTATTTTAAAAATTCCAGACTAATGTTTACTAAAACATCACTGAATATAAATAAGACTAACAAGGAGATTTTAAACAAGACTAGgactaaaaaaatgtaaagttgcCAAAAATGAACACTAGTTAAAGCCAGTAATGTCTGAGTAAACAGTGTGATTTAATATCCATATGATCATAGGCGTTTTCATTCTCACTAGTCACCTGTTTGGCATCTTCAACGAGGTGGCGCAGGAAACGGTCCGTCTGCCCCTGTGGCTGTTGAAAGAAACTTGAATTAGTATTCAGAGTAGTAAACGGGACAACTACCAAATCAGAGCAAAATAAAACCTCTACTGGTTACTTTTTAACACAGTGGCATATTGCGTACACAGTAGCAGCCCTGGGACCCTTAGCTTATTTCTTAGGGGGACTTACTATCCCAgagttatgaataaataaacaggcATTGATACACCATAGATAAAAGCACTGTGGAGAACACCATGTGTGAATGTACTGATGACAAAGAGTCTTATGATCTCAAAACATCCTAAAACAACAACTGGGAAAATACCCTGAAAGCAATTGACCAGGAAACATATTATTAGTGCAAAACCCTTACAGTGCATTATTGTGATTTCGATCAAAGCCACAGTTTTGGAGTTTGTGCTTCAAGAGtcacaaacaaaagaacagaATTGTTTCTGTTTGTATACTAAAGTGCGAGCCAAGGGGAAACAAAAGCGTAAACAGTACAGCAAGACAAACTGGAGTGCTGTGGGGTGAAAGTATtttcaaaaaaacatttcaatatgttgttttttattttaatgctgAATTTCTATTCATGACCAATTTGATGTGTAAATAAAACATTCtgaaggagatggagagtcGCACCATCAGAAGTAGAttcttaaatatattataataaccgTGTTATAGAGCTCCTCCAGGCGATACACAGTCAGGAAGCGGCTCATAGTCATGCCGTTGTCAATCAGCAGTTTGACAAAACTGACTCGGTCCATCACCAGAGCATCCAGCATGGCCTGCTCCAAGGAACCCACCTGCATACAGCATATCATCATTAAGGTTAAACAACTTCTGTTCAGGattgttaaaataaatgaaataatgtgcAATAACGACGTTTAATTACCTCCCAATGCTGTCCGTACACCAGGACGTGTTTCTGTGCGATGTCAGCCCTGTCCCAGGCGAGGGCCATGCTCAGCTGCTCTGCAGGACTGGCCGAGGTACCTGTTCATCATACAGAACAAAACTGATACATCAGAACGTATATATACCTCaacaatatacactaccgttcaaaagtttggggtcatccagacaatttcgtgtcttccatgaaaactcacttttatttatcaaattaattgaaaattgaatagaaaatatagtcaagacattgacaaggttagaaataatgattcatatttgaagtattaattttgttcttcaagctcaaaggaaggtcagttgtatagcttatatcaccatcataactgttttcagctgtgctaacataattgcacaagggttttctaatcagacattagtcaaacacaatgtaccattagaacactggagtgatagttgatggaaatgggcctctatacaccaatggagatatttcattagaaaccagacgtttccacctagaatagtcatttaccacattaacaatgtatagagtgtatttttgattaatgttatctttattgaaaaaacagtgcttttctttgaaaaataaagacatttctaagtgaccccaaacttttgaacggtagtgtattacAAATCTTTCTTCATGTTCACATGTTGACATCGCAGGAGAAGCCCATGCCCATCATTAATTGTTGTTCCATTAAAGGGCACCAGTAATTCTGCttgtaaaataaaaagcttGGAACTTGTAAACCTACAAAGAATGCAGCAGTTATTACTGTTATCAATTATTAGTATTACAAGGTTTTCCTGCTATGTCATGTAGAATGTCTGCAGTTAAAaatgtctattataatataaatacccTTGAGAATAGTTGTCAAAATGGCTGCATCAGGTGCCGTTTGGTCCTCCGAGTCAAAGATGGTTATCTGGTATGAAAAGACATATGGAAGTAGTGAGTAGTCCGTGTCTTTAATCACAACATAAACATTCCCGAATAGTGTCTCACTTACAGACTCTCTGTGATCCATACACTGcaggaggagactgcagagctgAGACGCTTCTGCTGTCTCGACTCCAAACACATCTCCAATCCTGACAAGGAAGCCCTCTTTAATGTCAGCATCCAACtgtctgcaaaaaaaaatgcagTGACGGTGTCAGTCATATTTGTGATTCATTAAACAGCAGCTACATATCACAACATTAGCAAACCCAACATTGAGTTGAAACAATCAGGTAGATCCATTAGACGGGCCAAGGGACGGGCCTACCTGTCAATAGAAGTCTGCTTGTGTAAGAAGGCGAGCAGGTCGGCAGCCCTGCCCGATCCCTCAAAGACAAACACTGGCACAGGGGGAACATTGCTAACATAGTCCAACACAGCGGACACAATGGCAGGccctccctccaccaccacacacaccacaggcacTCCTTGTTTCAGTCCTACGAAGAATGGAGGAGAGGGTGAGGCATCAGTCACATCGAGCCCTTgagcttttctctcttcctttaaGTATTGCACGGAAAGgcgcacatacacactgacTCACGAGGGTGTATGTTCTTGAGATGGATGTGTTTCTCCAGCTGCCTCCTGAGGCCTTGTTGGCAGCCATGTTTTCCCAGCGTTCCATCATCCACCAACAGAAAGTGGGAGTGGAAACCATTAAGACAGGCCCTCTTGCTCAAAGGGTTCCCCAGCGGCTGGTAGGGCCTGAACACCTGAGCCATGGTGAGTAAAAGTCACATCGAGAGTCAAGCACCATAATGACGCATATTCAGAGTCAAACTGATGAAACCTCATTCAACAAAACAGACGAGTTCAGTGCTCACATCTCTGCCTATGAGGTCCGTGTTGTTGTCAATGACTCCCCATGGTGTGATGCCGACTGTGTTTCTCTTCCTCAGGTTGTGGCCCCCAAATGTTTTCACTGCCTCGCCCACATACTTAGACACACCTAGAGTATGTAAAGAGCAGCTGAATgagcaacaaataaacaattcaaGAGTATAAATAAGGAATTAAGCTCACTTAAGACACTTAATATAGATATCAAACACACCATTTTCAAATTCCTCTTTGTGCAACTGCAAACAAATGGACACAAGAGTGTCACACCGCTACGCCTCACAGGTAAGACACCCAGACAGTGAGTGAATGGACAGAAATCCTCACCAATAAAAGTACCTACTTGTGTTTAGTCTTTTTACAGGAGCATCATATCCAGAAATGTAAATGCAATGTAAAGTTTGACTGAACATCATAGAGGTATGTTTTTTAACAGTTTCACACCAGGACCAACAATGATTAAACTGAGTCGCGTTGTGCCAGAGGAGTACGGATTAGTAAGGAGTAGTCAGTGATACTGACCCACACACGGAGATgttataacatgaatcaaacTACCTGTATTAATGCCGTCAGTGAGTATCCATGCTCCTGTGCTGAGGGCGGCAGTGATCAGCCCTTTGCTGAACGCCTGCTTGACTTTACGGGGCAGGGTGAAGTTTTCTGAGCCGCCCTGGACAGATAGGATCAGCTTGGGTCTCTCCATCTGCCACTCCCTCAACATCAGCTGGAACAGCACCTCTGGTTTGGAGTCCACAGCCACACGAACATACTGGAGCGGAAAAAACATGGAACTTTTGGGGACTGAGAAGCTATTTATGCTTTTCTCAGGTACTGTGTTCAGTGAAGTAGATACTATCTCAGGTCATAGCATGCAAAGCTTGTTTATACAGCCATCATAAATGATCCTTGTCCTATTCAATCCTGGACAAGCATGTATCTTCATTTTGGGAGACATCGCTTGTATAAAATGGAGGCGTTCAGTTGTATAAAATGTGGTAACATAATTGAGAAAACTACAAATGTGCTCTTTGTCCAAGAAACACATGCGGTACACTGTAGAGTTAGAAGACTCACAGACCTTGGCCCGGCAGACGCGTGTGGCAGTGTCCTGAAAGTCGATGGTCCCAAAGGCATTGGTGGGACTGGCTTTGGTGTGGAGCTCGATGGACCAGTCCTCTTCCAGGTCCTGTCCAGGACCAGGATAGAGGTATGTGGGGGGAAGGGACTCTTGCCAAGAGTGCTCCCCAATCAGGCGGCCACAACCACATCTATCAATTGAAAGATTATGTAATTGAGTAAGGCAGGGGGTGAGAGGTAGCAGAAATTCAGTGCGACTTTTATCAATTTTCTAAGCTCTCAAAAGTAGGTATTTGCCCCAAAATCACAGTATTGTTGGATAACATGCACAGATACCAGACAGGCCTCCACCTGGCCTATTTAAGTCAGGCCGCTGCAATGTGTCCCccttcctgtctcactcccttCCTCTTGAGCTCCCTTTGTCTTTGGGTCTATGTTTGGTTGTGTTTATCATTTTACAGCCAAAAAAATATTCCCACACATCTCTCATCCATTCATGAATCTCCTACAGTGCTGATAAGACAAACCTTCATGcgttatgtttattttcttactACAGGAtagcaacaaaataaaagacattcgCATGATCACCTTCTTTGAGGCAGTTTGTGACAAATTAAGCAAGTGGTTCTTTTCTAAATGTGTGGGGAGGAAATCAAATCACATTTCCTTTGGAATAGGGGGTGGGGTATAGATGGGGAATGTAGTAGATTTGTGGATTGTGTAAAGAtgcatataaaacacacaattcaTACATTATACCTTATCAAGTTTTGGCATACTTGACATCCTGGGATACATCTGTAAGATACAGGAAACAACACATTATCAAAGAATCCACactctattctaatctattccTGGAAGGAAGGGCTGAGTGCCAAATAGTTTTGCGATGAGAAATATGTTGTTTCCAACCACTGCTGATAATATCCAACTATATACTAACTAAACAAATAATCATGTATTTCTTCTGAGAATGATAACAACCTGTACTTTTCTGGAAGCTCATCAATGCAATCAGACTCCAGTTTACCTGTGTAGGTCCCGAGATGAAGGGATAAACTTCACACAATCTCTTTTGGAGAAGGATTCCTCAATCCAAGATTTACGTGACTGGAATAAGAAGGAACacaattatatacatacataatattTACTTACAGTACACAGATCCTGGAGCAGCTAAGCACTAGCTTCTCAACTGCATTGTCAAACCCGAACTCCAGCAATAAAACACACTATTGCtaaaaaaagtgtaattaaGGACCTTTTCGATGAAGCTCATTCCAGCGCAGGCAGCAGCATGCTGGACCTGCTGTGAACTGACTGCAAGTCCCTCCCTTTCATAAAAACATGAACTGCACTCTTTTCCCAGAAGACTTTTCTTCACGCTTCACCAGGTCGTTCAAGGTCTGTGCTGCTCCTGTGGTCCTTTTCACAGAACAATTTAACAATGACCTTACTAAGGAGAGCATTGTTGGTcggaaacatacacacatcccCTTCCTGAGGTCCGTACAAATGGCTGGGAGGGAGCTGCTGTGTTAACACTAAACATCTGATGTAGCTCACTGTGTTTCTGTGCATTACATATTGTATTTCAGTTTCAGACATAAAATCTCATGAATGTTTCATGTGCTGCAGCTGCAATTTTAGAATTTCCACTAAACTAACACAATATGAATCACCTAAAAGCACTACTTTAAAGATCCTGTAGGCCTACTATATGGGAATATATAAATAGTCATTTATATAAGTAGCACATTATTAGCAGCCTCATTTATTATAAAGTATAGCATTATTTACCTGAATGTATGTCACTATTTTcaaaagaaatataatgtaaCATTTTGAGTGAATTATTTGCTTTACGGTCGTTGTTTTTTGTTATAAATAACCTAGATGGCAGGTACGACGTCATTATCTGCAAGTAACATGGTGACTGCCATCAGATGAAGAGCTGAATATAAACCGTACAACATGTGGAGTCTGTAAAGGTAACAGGTAGGCCTACCAGTACCGGTGTGTTTAGCTTTGACTGAATTATGAACGTTATCTAAGCTCAGAAACGTTAGTTGATTAACGCTAATTAAAGCTATGTTATATCAcgttaaatgtagaaatagcaTATTATTTATCTAAAGTGTAAGCTGGAAACGAAAAATTAAGGAGATAACTTCAGCCAACATTGAAATCACATCAAAACGTGACGGACATTAGCTATTTGCAAACGACAGCTAATAAGTAACGTCTAATAAATAGTTTTATAACTATCATAAACCGCATAAATACATCTTCACACCAGCTGGAAACAAGCTGGGCTCATTCGTGGATATAAGATTCTCCATAACTTACCATGGCAGTGCACCGCAGTAGTTACACGCGTGTGTGATGTGTGCGAGTCCACATGTTTCTCGAGTCGAATCCCACCTCTTTATTTAGTCCCCTGACAAGGACCGACTGCCCCTTTATCAGCCGCAGGTCCAAAGGGCAGAGAGCCAGACGCCCTGAGGAGTccatgacctcctcctccagacatgCAGGACTCTTTGCCCTCAGGGCTGCGGTCAACCCAGcacggttttcaaaataagacgtCGACCAATCGTATACTGTTATGGAAATTAGATTAAATACATGGTATTCACATTAAGTACAACACGTGACCTGCTTATAGTGAGTTAAAGGGAAAATACAACTCAAATGTGTGTAGGTTGTCTTTATTCTTTGATGTGAGGGTTAATGGAAAGATAATAAATTGAATATCTGAACGACTGACTGATATGTATGTGTTCAGACCTTTTCTGACCACATCCAAACATCTTAAATGTACCAATTCAGAGATTTTACAAAGTTAAAAGAAAAAGGTACTCTAACAATAGATACATTAATCATTCCAGACAACGCCTGATGCATGTGTTCAGGACATATGTTCTGACTCCACCAATATTGACAATCAAACAACTTTACTGTACcaaatatattgttgttgtgcaCATTTGGCTGATTTGTGTGTTAACTTTTTATCTGTGTAAAGTGCTCACCCCTGATGGCAATCGAAGGCCATGAATAGGTTGCATAGGAAACTTACAAACAACTATGTTCACACCTTGA
It contains:
- the trpm6 gene encoding transient receptor potential cation channel subfamily M member 6 isoform X8; the encoded protein is MSFIEKSRKSWIEESFSKRDCVKFIPSSRDLHRCIPGCQVCQNLIRCGCGRLIGEHSWQESLPPTYLYPGPGQDLEEDWSIELHTKASPTNAFGTIDFQDTATRVCRAKYVRVAVDSKPEVLFQLMLREWQMERPKLILSVQGGSENFTLPRKVKQAFSKGLITAALSTGAWILTDGINTGVSKYVGEAVKTFGGHNLRKRNTVGITPWGVIDNNTDLIGRDVFRPYQPLGNPLSKRACLNGFHSHFLLVDDGTLGKHGCQQGLRRQLEKHIHLKNIHPRLKQGVPVVCVVVEGGPAIVSAVLDYVSNVPPVPVFVFEGSGRAADLLAFLHKQTSIDRQLDADIKEGFLVRIGDVFGVETAEASQLCSLLLQCMDHRESITIFDSEDQTAPDAAILTTILKGTSASPAEQLSMALAWDRADIAQKHVLVYGQHWEVGSLEQAMLDALVMDRVSFVKLLIDNGMTMSRFLTVYRLEELYNTPQGQTDRFLRHLVEDAKQTSLPIGYRLSLIDMGLVIESLIGGAYRSSYTRKHFRAAYSILQGKEQDASPGSSPEVTSSPGPGDAPLLVPFNFNDLFVWAILHQRQQMALFLWQHGEETLARAAVACKLYRSMAFEARQSSMDDNISDRFTTYSLEFGQLAVDLLDCAFRQNKKMAMKLLISEMDVWSHYTCLQMSVSSCHRPFVSHSSTQTLLTDLWTGPLNMRKNSFVKIILSLLLPPAILLLEFKSKAEMCHVPQSHEAILFGLESGKSEPGDEGSQDAERGLSFHDRYSMSEAVSSTTVQCLSWITRIYDFYTAPVVKFWFHTMSYLVFLMLFSYVVLVEMQDQPSVQEWLVIAYILSTAVEKTREVLMSEPRKLSQKLKIWFSEYWNISDVIAILLFLAGLTLRWYANPYRTAGRISYCLDIIFWFVRVLDLLAVNQQAGPYLTMIIKMTSNMFFIVVMMAIVLLSFGVSRKAILSPNEDPSWSLARDIVFQPYFMIFGEVYATEIDPCDDGNPCPPASFLTAFLQAVYMFFQYIIMVNILIAFFNNVYFDLASISKNLWKYNRYRYIMTYQELPWLPPPFILISHMTIGLRAIYRKCIGDAEREERGSGLKLYLGHEDRKRLHEFEEKCVEAYFHEKSEGLQSCQMNRIRATSERAEEMCMMVGEVSDKVIFIQDSLSGLDGQLGQLQDLSALAVDTLTLLSASDSLQQEEARLAQCQLLTESRHILPHSWTLPHTSEADCDVLTPTVNHPGENCLGTSRAGSHASLAHFYGGGPSHCGSPLSARSLESSYHKPHVYPSQEKTSVDKQAEERTHEQLSNVVVSRASSNDFLLSKSRDISEGLVNPAFSPDDSRPSSRYRPSSPCERSLKLTGWRYLSRDSPYGHCRSLSSSVENMTFSGAPLTLMRGSFPSLNEPMDKESLSDERSLRENRSLLCSKNKEWSKSSDFTQVLNSRGKRHSRKTVKIQESSPDTETTQSNLSDACWRRNRRLTGEPACWSASTSLSQLNFEPMDLLKKQVFSHQDVWSSWARSMSHKSSEELLIPVL